One Vibrio sp. CDRSL-10 TSBA genomic region harbors:
- a CDS encoding helix-turn-helix transcriptional regulator, giving the protein MNPKVLQLRNLTTKLESEIHEVFEEMLSNVEASSNRPISSYSIYETNTLIDDMQSRKKSISLEDLELQTDISKSTIKRMLKDPSKTSLDNFLAVANELGMKIWIEK; this is encoded by the coding sequence ATGAATCCTAAAGTGCTACAACTTCGCAATCTCACAACTAAGCTTGAGTCCGAAATTCACGAAGTTTTCGAAGAGATGCTTAGCAACGTTGAAGCCTCAAGCAACCGCCCTATTTCAAGTTACTCAATTTACGAGACCAACACTCTGATTGATGATATGCAATCACGCAAGAAGAGTATCTCATTAGAAGACCTTGAATTGCAGACGGATATTTCTAAATCAACGATAAAACGAATGCTTAAAGACCCAAGTAAGACTTCGCTGGATAACTTTTTAGCCGTTGCGAATGAACTCGGAATGAAAATATGGATCGAAAAGTAA